Proteins from one Amycolatopsis endophytica genomic window:
- a CDS encoding MBL fold metallo-hydrolase produces the protein MTISASRAPLVSDARTRLVLLGTAGGPNWWLDDTRCGISSAVVVGDRYYVVDAGAGVGPQLRRARLGNWKSRLWGPLDGLRAIFVTHLHSDHVCDLNNLLGNGLANGLGLGGPVTVWGPGDRGQLPPARPGSSPSAVAPDSPTPGTSEMVESLLRTFATDYNDRLFEQGIEGTDGFITGRDVPIPQRYLADPNGDPHPRMSPVPFYEDDRVRVSATLVQHAPIFPALAFRFDTDDGSIVFSGDTGPSDNLVELACGADILVHEVIDGDWVAADFPSPRGPVDEAIYRHLVGKHTLIEDVGPIAERAGVPTLVLNHLVPATGPVQRWEQAQRGYSGRLVVGMDLDQLGVGA, from the coding sequence ATGACTATCAGCGCCTCGCGTGCCCCGCTCGTCTCCGACGCGCGCACGCGGCTCGTTCTGCTCGGCACGGCGGGTGGTCCGAACTGGTGGCTGGACGACACCCGGTGCGGGATCTCCTCGGCCGTCGTCGTCGGCGATCGCTACTACGTGGTCGACGCGGGCGCGGGCGTCGGTCCACAGCTTCGCCGGGCTCGGCTCGGCAACTGGAAGTCGCGGCTGTGGGGTCCGCTCGACGGGCTGCGCGCGATCTTCGTGACCCATCTGCATTCCGATCACGTCTGCGATCTGAACAACTTGCTCGGCAACGGACTGGCGAACGGGCTCGGGCTCGGCGGTCCCGTCACCGTGTGGGGGCCCGGCGATCGGGGGCAGCTGCCGCCCGCGCGCCCCGGCAGCTCCCCGAGCGCGGTGGCGCCGGACAGTCCGACGCCCGGCACGAGCGAGATGGTCGAGTCGCTGCTGCGGACGTTCGCGACCGATTACAACGACCGCCTGTTCGAGCAGGGCATCGAGGGCACCGACGGCTTCATCACCGGCAGGGATGTGCCGATCCCGCAACGCTATCTCGCCGATCCCAACGGCGATCCCCATCCGCGGATGAGCCCCGTGCCGTTCTACGAGGACGACCGCGTCCGCGTCTCGGCGACGCTCGTGCAGCATGCGCCGATCTTTCCCGCGCTGGCGTTCCGGTTCGACACCGACGACGGCTCGATCGTCTTCTCCGGCGACACCGGGCCGAGCGACAATCTCGTCGAGCTCGCCTGCGGTGCCGACATCCTCGTGCACGAGGTGATCGATGGCGACTGGGTCGCCGCGGACTTCCCGTCACCGCGCGGACCGGTCGACGAGGCGATCTACCGGCACCTCGTCGGCAAGCACACGCTCATCGAGGACGTCGGCCCGATCGCCGAGCGCGCGGGCGTGCCGACGCTCGTGCTCAACCACCTCGTTCCGGCGACCGGCCCGGTGCAGCGCTGGGAA
- a CDS encoding DUF3159 domain-containing protein encodes MKHNEVAGLSTVEGQAGERVGVHGLRIPTSIEYLQEFDTGEYRALMPAMPEVPDTTRSPGREARRHVADAVVPNVAFLVAYETVSVTAGVIAAVAAGLVLVVVRLLNKQKLTMVFAAFGVVLLHAGTVVATGDGRDYFLPWLLFNTGLTLALAGSLALGRPISARLARSAALSRDAPKHRKVTALWTALCALHLAVGLPLYSADLVVALGVAKFVLGPPAILLLGIWSWRILRGPAAGEARAESGKDEPTS; translated from the coding sequence GTGAAGCACAACGAGGTCGCCGGACTCTCCACGGTGGAGGGACAGGCCGGCGAGCGCGTCGGGGTGCACGGGTTGAGAATACCGACGAGTATCGAGTACTTGCAAGAATTCGATACCGGCGAGTATCGTGCACTCATGCCCGCAATGCCGGAAGTTCCCGACACGACGCGCTCGCCGGGTCGCGAAGCGCGCCGTCACGTGGCGGACGCCGTGGTGCCGAACGTGGCCTTCCTCGTCGCGTACGAGACCGTCAGCGTGACGGCGGGTGTGATCGCCGCGGTCGCGGCGGGACTCGTCCTCGTCGTCGTCCGGTTGCTGAACAAGCAGAAGCTCACGATGGTGTTCGCGGCGTTCGGTGTCGTACTGCTGCACGCGGGCACGGTCGTGGCCACCGGTGACGGCAGGGACTACTTCCTGCCGTGGCTGCTGTTCAACACCGGCCTGACACTCGCGCTGGCCGGCTCGCTGGCGCTCGGGAGACCGATCTCGGCGCGGCTGGCCCGCTCGGCGGCGCTGTCGCGCGATGCGCCGAAGCACAGGAAGGTCACCGCGCTGTGGACGGCGTTGTGCGCGCTGCACCTGGCGGTGGGCCTGCCGCTGTACTCCGCGGACCTCGTCGTCGCGCTCGGGGTCGCCAAGTTCGTGCTGGGGCCGCCCGCGATTCTCCTGCTGGGCATCTGGTCGTGGCGCATCCTGCGCGGCCCGGCCGCAGGCGAAGCCAGAGCCGAATCCGGAAAGGACGAACCGACATCATGA
- a CDS encoding alkyl sulfatase dimerization domain-containing protein — MSALLDLSARIIDSGDHTEPVNRITQELSELTDDVAVVESFSHCIAFRTGEGLVLFDASHAATGTQVVAALRGWSDAPVHTLVYTHGHLDHVGGGAAVLADARRRGDPAPRVVAHENVPRRFDRYADTDGYNVLINQRQFGWLADKSAKPENGAGELSETVGSVDRGWLPADLVRPDTLVRQSLELSVGGLDIELNHAKGETDDHLWAWLPGKRAVCTGDLLIWHFPNVGNPQKVQRYPHEWAQALRAILAKEPELLLPAHGLPIAGRARIATVLTEVADVLDHVVRETVALMNEGAPLNTILHTVSVPETALAKPYLRPLYDEPEFAVRNIWRLYGGWYDGNPARLKPPADTAVATELAALTGGVTTLVRRAEELASAGDFRLACQLLEWAADAEPADTDVHRARAAVYSARSEAETSLMAKGIFTYEARRSERVSAES; from the coding sequence GTGTCCGCGCTACTGGACCTCTCCGCGCGCATCATCGACAGCGGAGATCACACCGAACCCGTCAACCGCATCACCCAGGAGCTCTCCGAGCTCACCGACGACGTCGCGGTTGTCGAATCGTTCTCGCACTGCATCGCCTTCCGCACCGGCGAGGGTCTGGTGCTCTTCGACGCCAGCCACGCCGCCACCGGAACCCAGGTCGTCGCCGCGCTACGCGGCTGGAGCGACGCGCCCGTGCACACACTCGTCTACACCCACGGCCACCTCGACCACGTCGGCGGCGGCGCCGCGGTGCTCGCCGACGCGCGGCGGCGAGGTGACCCGGCGCCACGCGTCGTGGCCCACGAGAACGTGCCGCGGCGTTTCGACCGCTATGCCGACACCGACGGCTACAACGTCCTCATCAACCAGCGGCAGTTCGGCTGGCTCGCGGACAAATCCGCCAAGCCCGAGAACGGCGCCGGCGAGCTGAGCGAGACCGTGGGCTCCGTCGACCGCGGCTGGCTGCCCGCGGACCTCGTCCGGCCGGACACCCTCGTCCGGCAGTCACTCGAACTGTCCGTCGGCGGGCTCGACATCGAGCTCAACCACGCGAAGGGCGAGACCGACGACCACCTGTGGGCGTGGCTTCCGGGCAAGCGGGCCGTCTGCACCGGCGACCTGCTCATCTGGCACTTCCCCAACGTCGGCAATCCCCAGAAGGTCCAGCGCTACCCGCACGAATGGGCCCAGGCCCTGCGCGCGATCCTCGCGAAGGAGCCCGAGCTGCTGCTCCCCGCGCACGGCCTGCCCATCGCAGGTCGCGCGCGCATCGCGACCGTGCTCACCGAGGTCGCCGACGTACTGGACCACGTCGTGCGCGAGACCGTGGCGCTGATGAACGAGGGCGCACCACTGAACACGATCCTGCACACGGTGTCCGTGCCCGAGACCGCACTGGCCAAGCCGTACCTGCGGCCGCTTTACGACGAGCCCGAGTTCGCGGTCCGCAACATCTGGCGGCTCTACGGCGGGTGGTACGACGGCAATCCCGCCCGCCTCAAACCGCCTGCCGACACCGCGGTCGCCACCGAACTGGCCGCGCTGACCGGCGGCGTGACAACGCTCGTGCGCCGCGCCGAGGAGCTCGCCTCGGCCGGCGACTTCCGGCTCGCGTGTCAGCTCCTCGAATGGGCGGCCGACGCCGAACCCGCCGACACCGATGTCCACCGGGCACGGGCCGCCGTCTACAGTGCCCGCAGCGAGGCCGAGACGTCCCTGATGGCCAAGGGCATCTTCACCTACGAAGCTCGGCGTTCCGAGCGGGTTTCGGCTGAATCATGA
- a CDS encoding TetR/AcrR family transcriptional regulator has translation MTAGSREENAVSGPVPRVRREEVRRRLLDAAAEVFAERGYQAARLDEIARVAGFTKGAVYSNFASKHALLAELIGQHVRHQIAVTSIELDAEHRAEGVLEDTARAYARGIVEEGTWTRLLVEIAQQASHDPDVREAYVGVRRALRDELATTLTTACEQLGAELLVPAEQLALTLQSLRLGLALEHGTDPEQVDHDTVVAVFATTLRGLFRRRASS, from the coding sequence ATGACTGCTGGGTCCCGTGAGGAGAACGCGGTGAGCGGGCCGGTTCCGCGCGTGCGGCGTGAGGAGGTGCGTCGCCGGTTGCTCGACGCGGCGGCCGAGGTGTTCGCCGAGCGTGGCTATCAGGCGGCGCGGCTGGACGAAATCGCCCGCGTCGCGGGGTTCACCAAAGGCGCGGTGTACTCCAACTTCGCGAGCAAGCACGCGCTGCTCGCCGAACTGATCGGGCAGCACGTCCGGCACCAGATCGCGGTGACCTCGATCGAGCTCGACGCCGAGCACCGGGCCGAGGGGGTGCTGGAGGACACCGCGCGCGCCTACGCACGGGGGATCGTCGAGGAGGGCACCTGGACGCGGCTGCTCGTGGAGATCGCCCAGCAGGCGAGCCACGACCCCGACGTGCGCGAGGCGTACGTCGGGGTCCGCAGAGCTTTGCGCGACGAGCTGGCCACCACGCTCACTACCGCGTGCGAGCAGCTCGGCGCGGAGCTGCTCGTGCCCGCCGAGCAGCTCGCGCTCACCCTGCAGTCGCTGCGGCTGGGACTGGCGCTCGAGCACGGCACGGACCCGGAACAGGTCGACCACGATACGGTCGTCGCTGTCTTCGCGACCACGCTGCGCGGCCTGTTCCGTCGCCGCGCGTCCTCATGA
- a CDS encoding alpha/beta hydrolase, producing MTKTEAADRADIFVPHAFGEHTVDLGEIRMNYAVAGDAALPALLLIPGQSESWWGYERALTLLGEKFQAYAVDLRGQGRSTWTPGRYTLDILGNDLVRFIDLVIGRPTLVAGLSSGGVLSAWLSAFAKPGQIRGAVYEDPPLFASETRPACGPSIRQAMGPVLESRHKWLGDQWSIGDWRGMQKALPDELPAALVDSLSAMAASEEEADTDDRPAQNLLEYDPEWARSFVSGTVTAGCDHATMLGGVRVPVLFTHHYRDIDPTTGHLLGAISDLQVARVRSIIEAAGQPFTYRSFPEMPHSMHGADPELYARTVIDWVDSLP from the coding sequence ATGACGAAAACCGAAGCCGCCGACAGGGCCGACATCTTCGTGCCCCACGCATTCGGTGAGCACACCGTGGATCTCGGCGAAATCCGGATGAACTACGCGGTCGCCGGGGACGCCGCGCTTCCCGCGCTGTTGCTGATCCCGGGGCAGAGCGAGTCGTGGTGGGGCTACGAACGCGCGCTGACGCTGCTGGGGGAGAAGTTCCAGGCGTACGCGGTGGACCTGCGCGGCCAGGGACGGTCGACGTGGACGCCGGGCCGCTACACCCTGGACATCCTCGGCAACGACCTGGTGCGGTTCATCGACCTCGTCATCGGCCGTCCGACGCTGGTTGCCGGGTTGTCCTCGGGCGGCGTGCTGTCGGCGTGGCTGTCCGCGTTCGCCAAGCCGGGCCAGATCCGTGGGGCCGTCTACGAGGATCCGCCGCTGTTCGCCTCCGAGACCCGTCCCGCCTGCGGCCCGTCCATCCGGCAGGCCATGGGGCCGGTACTGGAGTCGCGGCACAAATGGCTCGGTGACCAGTGGTCGATCGGCGACTGGCGCGGCATGCAGAAGGCGTTGCCTGACGAGCTTCCGGCCGCGTTGGTGGACAGCCTCAGCGCCATGGCGGCGTCCGAGGAGGAGGCCGACACCGACGACCGGCCGGCGCAGAACCTCCTCGAGTACGACCCCGAGTGGGCGCGCTCCTTCGTGTCCGGCACGGTCACGGCGGGCTGCGACCACGCGACCATGCTGGGAGGCGTCCGGGTGCCGGTGCTGTTCACCCACCACTACCGTGACATCGACCCCACGACAGGACATCTGCTCGGCGCGATCTCCGATCTCCAGGTCGCCAGGGTTCGCAGCATCATCGAAGCCGCCGGCCAGCCCTTCACCTACCGGTCGTTTCCCGAGATGCCGCATTCGATGCACGGCGCGGACCCGGAGCTCTACGCGCGCACCGTCATCGACTGGGTGGACAGCCTCCCGTGA